The DNA window AACAATCTTAGGGTGTCCACTATTTCCCGAATTATTTGTGATGGAGCCATCCTTATTAACTGTAGCTCCACCCCAAGTCGTTAACTGAATATTCTTCTTATCAGCAATGTTTAATCCATTAGCAGAATTTAGGTAGGTGTCATTTCCAACAAGAGACATACTACCATTACGCACCCAATAGATATTGTCTTTTGAAGTTTGAAAATAGCGATCATTAGCACCGGTTTTAACAACTACTCCACTCAAAGTACCGCCAGAAATATTGTCAGCACTGAAATTCTTTACATTTAATTTAGAAACATCTAATGTCCCAGTCGTAATTTTATCGGCATTAATATTAGTGATGTAAGCACTAGGAATAAAAGCTTTGTTACCAAAGACGACGGAATCGGCATCGAGCATCAGTTTACCCTTACCATTCTGAATGCTGATCAAGCCATCACCACCGGCTTCAAGATTGATCTGACTGATTAAGTCACCTTTAGTTACCCGTAAGTTAATATCGTTTGCTAGTTGTGTAACTTTGCTGTTGAAATCACCTTGACTAACCTTCGACTGGATTGAATCTGAAAGTTGTGTAAACTTTGTCGAAGTATCATTTTGGTAATTTGTTACTGTTGACTGCAAACCATCGATTGAAGCGGTGACAGATTGAAGTTGGGTAACACTAGCATTGTCAGACGGTGCAGGCGTCCACGGCGTAGCAACCGTGCCCCGTTCAACCTTAAGGTGGTGGAATACTGCTTTCTTTCCTTCAGTATCACCAATTTGCCCACAATATATTAATAATGCTGTGGGCTTGCTTATATCGGAAATTGATGTGACAGTTAATGTGACAGTAGATCCTTTTCCTACGTCTGCGCTGTACTGATTGCTTCGTATATCAGCAACGTCTTTACTCCAAAGCGACATACCCCATTTTGATAAATCACCTTTTCCAGTTAAAACAACATCAGCTGAAACAGTTACTTTATCACCGACCTTTAGTTCAGTATTGAGAGGGAACACATCAAAGCGCCAACCTTGTGTACCGGTATTTGCTGTATCATCTACAACTATATCTTCAATAGTTCCCGAAACTAAATTAACTCCACCACCATTATTGCCATTAACAGTGTTAGTCAGATTAGTAATGTTTTCATTAATTTTTACCGATTCCTGCGTAATTAGTGATTGTACTGTGTCCGATGTCGTATAACCTTTGCCGTTAATGATGTTGTTCACATCCGTGCTGGTGACTTTCGACTGGATCTCGTTAGCCATCGTGTCGAGCCGTGAGCTGTTCTGTGTAGCCGTGTTCTTAATCGTATCAACTACAGTCTGGTCAGCCTTAAGCGCAATTGACTTACTGTTCTGATCGATAGCAGTAGAGTTTTTAGAAATTTTCCCATTAAGTGTTTCAATGTCGTTCTGGTTAGCACTTTTGACCCAAGCAGTCCACGTTTTAAGGTTGGTGTTATATTGCCGAACGTATGTTCCACCGTTATTGTCGGTAACGTACTTTTGATTAAGTCGGCCATTGCTGTCAGCTGCCTGGCCGCTAACTTCAAGCGTTCCCCAGTTAGTAACTGGATAATTTTTACCACTACCCGTGTTGATAACCGTGTAGTAGCCTGCTTGCGTAAGTGTATTGAAGTCGGGGGCTTTAACAGTTCCACGGTTTTGCATGGCTTTGTTACTTAACGCATTGAAGTCCTCACTTGATACCTTGGAACTAATCTGGTCAGCTTGTACTTTAAGCTGAGCCGTGTTCTGGTTTACTTTGCCAGACAGGCTGTTGACCGCCGCTTGATCGGCTTTGAGGGCGATTGAATTTTTATTTTGGTCAATCTGAGTTGAGTTGGTGGCAACAGTACCGCTTAACTTACTCAGATTATCGGAAAAACCCTCATACTTAGTGTTCAGCCCGTCTAATGTTGTATTGATTGTAGCAATCTGTTTGCCTTGCCCCGTCAGTGTTTTGCTGGCCGCAGCCACGTCAGCCCTGATACTAGCGGCATCACTGGCAGCATTAGCTTTCAATTGCTGAACTTCCGCTGTAGCACTATCCGTTGCTGCTTTGGCTTCACTAATAGCTGAACTTTGCGCCACTATTGCGTCACTATTAGCCTTAGAAGCACTAACAGCCGAATCAGCATATTTGACCGCTGAATCGGCTGCATTTTTCGCTTCAACAATTCCTTTTTGCGCTTCAACAACTTTCTTATTAACTTTGTGCATATCCTCCTTCATATTGGCTTGGTCATTAGTATCATTAACATTAATCCATTCACCGTCAACCATGACCATTGTTTGGACCAATTTGTCATGATTGCTAATTTTATGAGGGACAACAGCATTTTCATGATTTCCAATCACCGCTGAGGAAGCATCAGTTGATGAAGTATCTGTTGAATTATTTTTCGTTTCGTCTGAGAGCTGACTATTTTCTGCCATTTTATGTCTCACCTCCTATCGTTAAATCTTTATCAGTATTATTTGAAGAAGCAGTTTGATCAACAATCGGTTTTACCCAAATTGCACCATTTTTAACTGCTTGATTAGCCGATGGATCGTGCTGCCCATAAAATACTTGTGGGATTCGATCAAACATAGCATTTGCTAATTGTTCAAGTTTAGTTAATGACGTTTGTGAGTGTAACAATGTTGCTGGCAAATTCTGATAAATATTATCAGTTCCTTGTGAAGGATTGTATGGGTACCAGGTATAACCAACTAAAGTAACTTTAGTATTGTAAGCATGTTGAGTATCAGTCTCGCCTAATAAAGTTCGATCATCTACTTCTGGAATTGTTAAATATACTTGTTCACCCGGAATTGGCATTTCATTAGTATTCAAAACAATTTCAATTGATACAGATGGCTCCAACACTAACTGCGTACGTGCATATTCTCGCATAGCGTTAGCATCCTTAAATCTGTCATCTTGCAATATTGATGAAGCGGGGTGTAATCCCCATTCATCCTTTGAATGTTCATCCGTTAAAGTAAATGGTTGAAAATAATAATGAGTTTGCTGGGTAGTAGTTTCTGGAGTATAGCTTCCGTCGTTATAGGTTTCTACTGTTTTAATGCTTTCAGTAGGAACAGATTCTATTTTCTTAGTGCTAATCTTGGCCTGCATTTCATCATTACGGCCATACCAATCTGGCGGAAAACTATCAATAGTAGCTGTCTTACAACTCTGTCCCGGCTCTGGCTCATAAATTTGTGTATTCTTATCCAAAATCAAACAAATATGATGAGTTCCTCCGTGTGGACCATAAAAGCCAACATCCCCTGGTTTGATTTCTGATCGTGGAATTTCTCGGAAGTTATTCTCCATTGCGATCGTATATGCGGGAATTTCAATTCCAAAGTCATGATAAACCTGTGATACATAACCAGAACAATCCATCCCTGCAAATGGGTTAGCTTTATTGTGACCACCCCATACATATGGAACACCCAAATATTTTTTAGCATCTGCTTGAAAGGCTGCAGTGTTATCTTGACCACTTTCAACTTGCTCTTCACCATCAGTAATAATAGTAGAACTATCTGCACTTCCAGCTACAGAATTACCACCTGTTGAATCATCGGTTGAATACGAACCACCAACACAAGTGATCTGATTAACAATAACCGTACTGTCTTCAATCAGCTTCATATTAGTTGAATCGTGATTATATACAACTCGCCGTTGATAGTTTCTTAAAAACTGGTCAGATGAATATACATCTACTCGCTTTCCTAAAGGTTTAACAATTGTTCCAGGCCACGTTGAGATGATCTTACTAATCATATCTTTTCCGGAACATCCACCTAGATTTTCAATTTGCTGTTTTGAAAAGTCTCCAAACACATGATATGAAAAGCCAAATGGATTAGCAGTTTCATCGTTCAAAAAGAAATCCAGTACTTCATCAATAGAATAAGTTAATGTACCACTACGAACATTTTTTTGAAAAACACGACCAATCTCACTATTAACATATTGCATAGCCGTGACGGTATACAGCGAAGTTCCTGTCCGATCTTGTTCAATGTTTTTGATGATATATAGATCGTTATTAAACTCGATAGTTGATTCA is part of the Limosilactobacillus reuteri genome and encodes:
- a CDS encoding gp58-like family protein, which produces MAENSQLSDETKNNSTDTSSTDASSAVIGNHENAVVPHKISNHDKLVQTMVMVDGEWINVNDTNDQANMKEDMHKVNKKVVEAQKGIVEAKNAADSAVKYADSAVSASKANSDAIVAQSSAISEAKAATDSATAEVQQLKANAASDAASIRADVAAASKTLTGQGKQIATINTTLDGLNTKYEGFSDNLSKLSGTVATNSTQIDQNKNSIALKADQAAVNSLSGKVNQNTAQLKVQADQISSKVSSEDFNALSNKAMQNRGTVKAPDFNTLTQAGYYTVINTGSGKNYPVTNWGTLEVSGQAADSNGRLNQKYVTDNNGGTYVRQYNTNLKTWTAWVKSANQNDIETLNGKISKNSTAIDQNSKSIALKADQTVVDTIKNTATQNSSRLDTMANEIQSKVTSTDVNNIINGKGYTTSDTVQSLITQESVKINENITNLTNTVNGNNGGGVNLVSGTIEDIVVDDTANTGTQGWRFDVFPLNTELKVGDKVTVSADVVLTGKGDLSKWGMSLWSKDVADIRSNQYSADVGKGSTVTLTVTSISDISKPTALLIYCGQIGDTEGKKAVFHHLKVERGTVATPWTPAPSDNASVTQLQSVTASIDGLQSTVTNYQNDTSTKFTQLSDSIQSKVSQGDFNSKVTQLANDINLRVTKGDLISQINLEAGGDGLISIQNGKGKLMLDADSVVFGNKAFIPSAYITNINADKITTGTLDVSKLNVKNFSADNISGGTLSGVVVKTGANDRYFQTSKDNIYWVRNGSMSLVGNDTYLNSANGLNIADKKNIQLTTWGGATVNKDGSITNNSGNSGHPKIVIDDEGKYNPDDIYGSAFAGGPGDSEIVQWVGNKEYTALTRGKGFIVHLNDGNNKSIFSIQKDNEVGFYVGQGENGNQVNVYGAKNSAVKTSQGDVAVSAYETAEYYFGDIGEGQTGSNGVAYVGIEKLFNETVNTNIPYQVFLTAYGPGNLWVCQREHDRFVVKSDQPNIKFGWEIKAKRRGYENTRLQKIN
- a CDS encoding phage tail protein; protein product: MTISVLEALEQHRYVYFGFESHPTKKEPWQATPIMAYSDNLVSWEVITRLKQLEGLRDGFLIKIEDRYYIIGTGALYVTTDFYNFEKLDYLKGDPSYKNLWAPEIFKDTNGKYHIVYCAGDADSGILNDYIADFDPQTNKITNEGQAITFVDGAIDNSYRIDPDICLIDGVYYLTIGGNYIFSSNNYLGPYQKFPVNFAPTPQKYSNHSSGIAGWVEGPNMFVDGNSVRLFADQTEGNGLVFRSSTIDDMFNWADTEKTRATFKMRHGSILVNDEVTAQVPAEFNLAPKFNPQITIQGIHTTKPVPLTCFLKSSFQVQYENNQTNQLQFVAYNDGSPSFALIANESTIEFNNDLYIIKNIEQDRTGTSLYTVTAMQYVNSEIGRVFQKNVRSGTLTYSIDEVLDFFLNDETANPFGFSYHVFGDFSKQQIENLGGCSGKDMISKIISTWPGTIVKPLGKRVDVYSSDQFLRNYQRRVVYNHDSTNMKLIEDSTVIVNQITCVGGSYSTDDSTGGNSVAGSADSSTIITDGEEQVESGQDNTAAFQADAKKYLGVPYVWGGHNKANPFAGMDCSGYVSQVYHDFGIEIPAYTIAMENNFREIPRSEIKPGDVGFYGPHGGTHHICLILDKNTQIYEPEPGQSCKTATIDSFPPDWYGRNDEMQAKISTKKIESVPTESIKTVETYNDGSYTPETTTQQTHYYFQPFTLTDEHSKDEWGLHPASSILQDDRFKDANAMREYARTQLVLEPSVSIEIVLNTNEMPIPGEQVYLTIPEVDDRTLLGETDTQHAYNTKVTLVGYTWYPYNPSQGTDNIYQNLPATLLHSQTSLTKLEQLANAMFDRIPQVFYGQHDPSANQAVKNGAIWVKPIVDQTASSNNTDKDLTIGGET